From a region of the Zingiber officinale cultivar Zhangliang chromosome 4B, Zo_v1.1, whole genome shotgun sequence genome:
- the LOC121977192 gene encoding protein ECERIFERUM 26-like codes for MTAGRQRRVTLCAKTTVVSAIPVRPGKTHALSALDHAMTRHFLHLVFYFRAAPALTKSRLMYSLSEVLSYYPAVTGRLHRQPVEDAGAGGEWSWVVKCTDAGLRFVEARAHTTLDEWLATATDEEEMELAHSEPMGHDPSIWSSYCVQLTEFDDGAVAIGLSSAHINADLTSAILLVRAWSDAHRRACIVFPPFLHAPALEPRPNPNPRSALFSSKSAAAAAASTEPAATAKMSSATFVFSDASVKSLLSDAGDASPFDALAALFWTRIAAPELGAADLTLGIDMRKRMHAPLPYAFYGNAFHFYGVHGVDLGAGLSRVAADLRREGEGVREEDFWEAVEWLHERRPGRREAEPVFQVYGPELTCVEVDRDAFAYGTPFEDNDGSRPAHVTCRVDGVEGAGLVLVMPAAAEGAARQVVVTLPDEVVAKLCRDASIAKYEPTVLFAPAGVKKG; via the coding sequence ATGACGGCCGGCCGCCAGCGGAGGGTGACCCTGTGTGCCAAGACGACGGTGGTGTCGGCGATCCCGGTGCGGCCGGGGAAGACGCACGCTCTCTCGGCCCTCGACCACGCCATGACCCGCCACTTCCTCCACCTCGTCTTCTACTTCCGCGCCGCCCCCGCCCTCACTAAGTCCCGCCTCATGTACTCCCTCTCCGAGGTCCTCTCCTACTACCCCGCTGTCACTGGACGCCTTCACCGCCAGCCCGTGGAGGATGCCGGTGCCGGCGGCGAGTGGAGTTGGGTGGTTAAGTGCACCGACGCGGGCCTGCGCTTCGTGGAGGCCCGTGCACACACCACGCTGGACGAGTGGCTCGCGACGGCCACTGACGAGGAGGAGATGGAGCTGGCCCATTCTGAGCCCATGGGCCACGATCCTTCCATTTGGTCGTCCTACTGCGTCCAGTTGACGGAGTTCGACGACGGTGCGGTGGCAATCGGGCTCAGCTCCGCCCACATCAATGCCGACCTCACCTCCGCCATCCTCCTCGTCCGCGCTTGGTCCGACGCCCATCGCCGCGCCTGCATCGTCTTCCCGCCCTTCCTTCACGCCCCAGCCCTCGAGCCCCGCcccaaccctaaccctagatcCGCCCTCTTCTCCTCCAAATCTGCCGCCGCTGCTGCTGCCTCGACGGAGCCGGCGGCCACCGCGAAGATGTCTTCTGCCACGTTTGTTTTCTCGGACGCCTCCGTCAAGTCCCTCCTCAGCGACGCTGGGGACGCCTCCCCTTTCGATGCCCTCGCCGCCCTGTTCTGGACCCGCATCGCGGCGCCGGAGCTCGGCGCCGCGGATCTCACGCTTGGGATCGACATGCGCAAGCGGATGCACGCGCCGCTGCCGTACGCGTTCTACGGCAACGCGTTCCACTTCTACGGCGTCCACGGCGTCGACCTAGGCGCCGGCCTGTCGCGCGTGGCGGCGGATCTACGGCGCGAGGGGGAGGGCGTCCGGGAGGAGGACTTCTGGGAGGCTGTGGAGTGGCTGCACGAGCGGCGGCCAGGCCGGCGGGAGGCGGAGCCGGTGTTCCAGGTGTACGGGCCGGAGCTGACGTGCGTGGAGGTCGACCGCGACGCGTTCGCATACGGGACGCCCTTCGAGGACAACGACGGCAGCCGGCCGGCGCACGTGACGTGCAGGGTGGACGGGGTGGAGGGGGCGGGTCTGGTGCTGGTGATGCCCGCAGCGGCCGAGGGGGCGGCGCGGCAGGTGGTTGTGACCCTCCCCGATGAAGTGGTGGCTAAACTTTGCCGGGACGCCTCCATCGCGAAGTACGAACCCACCGTGTTGTTTGCCCCTGCCGGAGTGAAGAAGGGTTAG